Proteins co-encoded in one Pseudochaenichthys georgianus chromosome 22, fPseGeo1.2, whole genome shotgun sequence genomic window:
- the dorip1 gene encoding uncharacterized protein C14orf28 homolog, which produces MESRYCVLSDTEDFQTLITNTENNLHFERSKTLFEEIRASINNNEEEDRSFWRPVLPWGGVFTIKAGRKAISCTPLYVKINLKNTCTIDGFLVILYVILRDNEGFPRELAVFLGKQFVEYFLNLMDSCDYTTVKVLWILDRMSKRQYRSQVHQAALEIDLFGNEHENFTENLENLMSTMQESLCTNWSCPSRFQEFIKVTINISPPHELPHRDPIQSAVDGFFCPKLLLCSELGCDGLREFSQRVFCHGPPPFVILNMQQWKSEELSYVPYHLALCQHRYLLEGATLFNKEEHHYSAAFQIDGCWMHYDGLRSDNLILLHRPPELLLLSSLVYIRSSDK; this is translated from the exons ATGGAGAGTAGATACTGTGTTTTGAGCGATACCGAAGACTTCCAAACGCTAATAACAAACACTGAGAACAATCTCCACTTCGAAAG GTCTAAGACACTGTTTGAGGAAATCCGTGCCTCCATCAACAACAATGAGGAAGAGGATCGCTCCTTCTGGAGGCCTGTGCTGCCTTGGGGGGGCGTCTTTACTATTAAAGCAGGGCGAAAGGCTATATCCTGCACCCCTCTGTACGTCAAAATCAACCTCAAAAACACCTGCACCATCGATGGCTTCCTCGTGATCCTGTATGTGATCCTGCGGGACAACGAGGGCTTTCCCAGGGAGCTGGCTGTGTTCCTGGGCAAGCAGTTTGTGGAGTACTTCCTCAACCTGATGGACTCCTGTGACTACACCACAGTGAAGGTGCTGTGGATCTTGGACAGGATGTCTAAAAGACAGTACCGCTCTCAGGTGCACCAGGCAGCACTGGAGATTGACCTGTTTGGGAATGAGCACGAGAACTTCACAGAGAACCTGGAGAACCTCATGTCCACCATGCAGGAGAGCCTGTGCACCAACTGGAGCTGCCCCAGCCGCTTCCAGGAGTTCATCAAGGTGACCATCAACATCAG CCCTCCTCATGAGCTTCCTCACAGAGACCCCATCCAGTCGGCCGTGGATGGGTTCTTCTGCCCCAAACTCCTGCTCTGCTCAGAACTGGG GTGTGATGGACTGAGGGAGTTCTCTCAGAGGGTTTTCTGCCATGGACCCCCACCCTTTGTCATTCTCAACATGCAGCAGTGGAAGTCAGAGGAGCTGTCCTATGTGCCGTACCATCTAGCTCTCTGCCAGCACAG GTACTTACTAGAGGGCGCCACACTCTTCAACAAGGAGGAGCATCACTACTCCGCAGCCTTCCAGATAGATGGCTGCTGGATGCACTACGACGGTCTGAGGAGCGACAACCTCATCCTGCTGCACCGGCCCCCTGAGCTCCTGCTGCTCTCCTCTCTGGTCTACATCCGCTCCTCCGACAAGTGA